In Tsuneonella amylolytica, one genomic interval encodes:
- the aat gene encoding leucyl/phenylalanyl-tRNA--protein transferase: protein MHAPASPPIPTDLLLLAYRNGIFPMADSREDTEVFWVEPRRRAILPLDGFRLSRSLAKTVRRDRFRVTCNAAFDETIAACAAPRPDHPESWISGRIATSYRALHAEGHAHSIECWEGEELVGGLYGVGFGGVFCGESMFSRRTDASKVALAWLVALMRRGGARLLDCQFMTEHLASMGAVEIAQARYVALLGDASGAGADPLPSAFASLLSDADAAGLPPSKLILQSLIHTS from the coding sequence ATGCACGCCCCCGCCAGCCCCCCGATCCCCACCGACCTCCTGCTCCTCGCCTATCGCAACGGCATCTTCCCGATGGCCGACAGCCGCGAGGATACCGAGGTGTTCTGGGTCGAGCCGCGGCGCCGGGCGATCCTGCCGCTGGACGGCTTCCGCCTGTCGCGCTCGCTCGCCAAGACGGTGCGCCGCGACCGTTTCCGGGTGACCTGCAACGCCGCCTTCGACGAAACGATCGCTGCCTGTGCCGCGCCGCGCCCCGACCATCCCGAAAGCTGGATCAGCGGGCGGATTGCGACAAGCTACCGCGCGCTCCATGCCGAAGGGCACGCCCACTCGATCGAGTGCTGGGAGGGCGAGGAGCTCGTCGGCGGCCTGTACGGCGTGGGATTCGGCGGAGTGTTCTGCGGCGAATCGATGTTCAGCCGGCGGACCGACGCCAGCAAGGTCGCGCTCGCGTGGCTGGTGGCGCTGATGCGGCGCGGCGGCGCGCGGCTGCTCGACTGCCAGTTCATGACCGAACACCTCGCCTCGATGGGCGCGGTCGAGATCGCGCAGGCGCGCTACGTCGCGTTGCTGGGGGACGCTTCGGGCGCGGGCGCCGACCCGCTGCCCTCGGCGTTCGCCTCGCTGCTGTCGGATGCGGACGCGGCGGGCTTACCGCCGTCGAAGCTCATTTTGCAGTCCTTGATCCACACGTCGTAG
- a CDS encoding NADH:ubiquinone oxidoreductase subunit NDUFA12: MGFFSKIFTWWNGATIGTMLWSSLHGEEVGTDFAGNRYYRSKKPEKAGQPHAGRERRWVIYSGANDASNVPAEWHGWLHGAFDGVPESNLPPPRIWEAEHSPNVTGSDAAYRPQGALERGGRRAAAAGDYEAWSPDA, translated from the coding sequence ATGGGCTTCTTTTCCAAGATCTTCACCTGGTGGAACGGCGCGACGATCGGCACGATGCTGTGGTCCTCGCTCCACGGCGAGGAAGTCGGCACCGACTTCGCCGGCAACCGCTATTACCGCAGCAAGAAGCCGGAAAAGGCGGGCCAGCCCCATGCCGGGCGCGAGCGCCGGTGGGTGATCTACAGCGGCGCGAACGATGCCAGCAACGTGCCGGCCGAATGGCACGGCTGGCTGCACGGCGCGTTCGACGGCGTGCCCGAAAGCAACCTGCCGCCGCCGCGCATCTGGGAAGCCGAGCATAGCCCCAACGTCACCGGCAGCGATGCCGCGTACCGGCCGCAGGGCGCGCTGGAAAGGGGCGGCCGGCGCGCCGCCGCGGCCGGCGACTACGAGGCGTGGAGCCCGGACGCCTGA
- a CDS encoding SulP family inorganic anion transporter, whose amino-acid sequence MFDISALKREWLFNPRRDILAGIVVALALIPEAIGFSIIAGVDPRVGLYASFSIAVIISLVGGRPGMISAATAAIAVLVLPLIQQHGVDYLFAATILMGVIQVIAGFLRMHLLMQYVSRSVITGFVNALAILIFIAQLPELTGVPMLTYVLVAAGLAVIYLFPRLTKAVPSPLVAIAILTAVVYYMGMDVRTVGDMGELPSSLPSWFIPDVPFTLETLQIILPYSATMAAVGLLESMLTAQIVDDLTDTGSDKQREMKGQGIANFFTGFLGGMGGCAMIGQSVINVKSGGETRLSTFVSGVFLLFLLLVLGPLVAIIPMASLVAVMIMVSIGTFSWRSIKDIRTNPWQSSVVMIVTVVVVVWTHDLAQGVLAGVILSGLFFASKVKRLFTVDTDLSADGATRTYRIAGQVFFASSDRFVEAFDYKEVLDGVVIDVSRAHFWDISAVGTLDKAILKFRREGTAVEVRGLNEESATMIERYAIHDKPGADAQLGGH is encoded by the coding sequence ATGTTCGATATTTCCGCGCTGAAGCGCGAATGGCTTTTCAATCCCCGGCGGGACATCCTCGCCGGCATCGTCGTCGCACTTGCGCTCATTCCCGAAGCCATCGGCTTCTCCATCATCGCCGGGGTCGATCCAAGGGTCGGCCTTTACGCATCGTTCTCGATCGCGGTCATCATCTCGCTCGTAGGCGGGCGACCGGGCATGATCTCGGCCGCGACTGCCGCGATCGCGGTGCTGGTCCTGCCGCTGATCCAGCAACACGGCGTCGATTATCTTTTCGCTGCGACCATCCTGATGGGCGTCATCCAGGTCATCGCAGGTTTCCTGCGGATGCACCTGCTGATGCAATATGTCTCGCGCTCGGTGATTACCGGCTTCGTCAACGCCTTGGCGATCCTGATCTTTATCGCGCAGCTGCCGGAACTGACAGGCGTCCCGATGCTGACCTATGTGCTGGTCGCCGCGGGACTGGCAGTGATTTACCTCTTTCCGCGGCTCACCAAGGCCGTTCCGTCGCCTCTCGTCGCAATCGCGATCCTGACGGCGGTCGTCTACTACATGGGCATGGATGTGCGCACCGTGGGCGATATGGGCGAGCTCCCTTCGTCGCTGCCTTCGTGGTTCATACCCGACGTTCCGTTTACCCTCGAGACGCTGCAGATCATCCTGCCCTACTCGGCGACGATGGCGGCGGTTGGCCTGCTCGAATCCATGCTGACTGCGCAGATCGTGGACGATCTGACCGATACGGGGTCCGACAAGCAGCGCGAGATGAAGGGGCAAGGCATCGCCAACTTCTTCACCGGCTTCCTTGGCGGCATGGGCGGCTGTGCCATGATCGGCCAGTCGGTCATCAACGTGAAATCGGGCGGGGAGACGCGGCTGTCGACCTTCGTGTCTGGTGTCTTCCTGCTGTTCCTCCTGCTCGTTCTCGGTCCGCTGGTCGCCATCATCCCGATGGCATCGCTGGTCGCGGTGATGATCATGGTCTCGATCGGCACCTTCTCATGGCGCTCGATCAAGGACATCCGCACCAATCCCTGGCAGTCGTCGGTGGTAATGATCGTTACGGTGGTTGTGGTGGTGTGGACGCATGACCTGGCGCAGGGCGTGCTCGCCGGCGTGATCCTTTCGGGCCTGTTCTTCGCCAGCAAGGTGAAGCGGCTCTTCACGGTCGATACCGACCTGTCAGCTGACGGGGCGACGCGGACCTATCGCATTGCTGGCCAGGTCTTCTTCGCTTCTTCCGATCGCTTCGTCGAAGCCTTCGATTACAAGGAAGTGCTCGACGGGGTAGTGATCGACGTCAGCCGCGCGCACTTTTGGGACATTTCGGCGGTGGGAACGCTCGACAAGGCGATCCTCAAGTTCCGCCGCGAGGGCACGGCGGTCGAGGTCCGTGGCCTGAACGAGGAGAGCGCCACGATGATCGAGCGCTATGCTATTCATGACAAGCCCGGCGCCGACGCGCAGCTGGGAGGACACTGA
- a CDS encoding TraR/DksA family transcriptional regulator — MSIDPATFRDQLAKRLGELEEQDRISAKDRDPVTLDQESVGRLSRIDAMQVQAMALAQERRRKAERAGIAAALQRIEEVEFGYCVERCEKIVEGRLRNNPTVVRCLECADGSA, encoded by the coding sequence ATGTCGATCGATCCTGCCACGTTCCGTGATCAACTGGCCAAGCGGCTAGGCGAACTGGAAGAGCAGGATCGCATCTCCGCGAAGGATCGCGACCCGGTCACGCTGGACCAGGAGAGCGTAGGCCGCCTGTCCCGGATCGATGCCATGCAGGTGCAGGCCATGGCGCTTGCACAGGAGCGGCGACGCAAGGCAGAACGCGCAGGCATCGCGGCGGCCCTCCAGCGAATCGAGGAGGTTGAGTTCGGTTACTGCGTCGAACGTTGCGAGAAGATTGTCGAGGGTCGGCTGCGGAATAACCCAACAGTGGTAAGGTGCCTGGAGTGCGCTGACGGGAGTGCCTGA
- a CDS encoding universal stress protein, with the protein MENVLAAIDASAYATSVCGYAGWAAKRLSLPVELLHVVQRQDAVTARKDLSGAIGLGVKSDLMEELVRLSEEGSRTEIEKGRVLLKAGEQLLRGAGIEQLSTLHRHGGVVETILEREDHARVVVIGKRGVGHEYASDHIGSTIERVVRASEKPVLVASREYAEPEHIVFAYDASPAAERALERLANSPLFDGLPVTIVMAEADSEAQREKLTMAEAAFASGHPVTVLMERDKAEKVIPGVVAATEHSLLLMGAYGHSPIRRMIVGSTTTEMVRTVKAPVLMVR; encoded by the coding sequence ATGGAAAACGTCCTCGCGGCGATAGATGCCTCGGCCTACGCTACCAGCGTGTGCGGTTATGCCGGTTGGGCAGCGAAGCGGCTGTCCCTGCCGGTCGAACTGCTCCACGTCGTCCAGCGACAGGATGCGGTCACAGCGCGCAAAGACCTCTCCGGCGCGATCGGCCTGGGCGTCAAGAGCGACCTGATGGAAGAGCTCGTGCGCCTTTCCGAAGAAGGCAGCCGGACCGAGATCGAGAAAGGGCGCGTGCTGCTAAAAGCGGGAGAGCAGCTACTTCGCGGGGCGGGCATTGAGCAGCTATCTACGCTGCACCGCCACGGCGGCGTGGTGGAAACGATCCTGGAGCGCGAGGATCATGCCCGCGTTGTTGTGATCGGCAAGCGCGGCGTCGGCCACGAATATGCCTCGGACCATATCGGCTCGACGATCGAGCGCGTTGTCAGGGCAAGTGAGAAGCCGGTGCTGGTAGCCTCGCGCGAATATGCAGAACCAGAGCACATCGTATTCGCCTACGATGCCAGTCCCGCCGCGGAAAGAGCGCTGGAGCGTCTGGCCAACTCGCCGCTTTTTGATGGCCTGCCCGTCACCATCGTGATGGCAGAGGCGGACAGCGAAGCGCAGCGTGAGAAGCTGACCATGGCAGAAGCGGCATTCGCCTCAGGCCACCCTGTCACCGTCTTGATGGAGCGCGACAAGGCCGAAAAGGTCATTCCCGGCGTCGTTGCCGCCACCGAGCATTCGCTGCTGCTGATGGGCGCCTATGGCCATTCGCCTATCCGCCGGATGATCGTGGGCAGCACGACCACGGAAATGGTTCGCACCGTCAAGGCCCCGGTGCTAATGGTGCGCTGA
- a CDS encoding regulatory protein RecX: MRDRRERRPPKPLDPARLNDLALAYVARFATSAAKVEGYLVRKLRERGWEGERPADPRAIVERFVELGYIDDAAWARAKSGGLLRRGYGARRVDQTLGAAGIDADIREDLRPDDAAARQAALALAARRRLGPWGEKADDRAAREKQIAAMVRAGHGFDAARAVVEAPSVSAAEEWAAEAEETP; this comes from the coding sequence ATGCGAGACAGACGCGAACGCCGACCCCCCAAACCGCTCGATCCGGCGCGGCTGAACGATCTTGCGCTCGCCTATGTCGCGCGGTTCGCGACCAGCGCGGCCAAGGTGGAAGGCTACCTCGTGCGCAAGCTGCGCGAGCGGGGGTGGGAGGGGGAGCGGCCGGCCGACCCGCGGGCGATCGTCGAACGGTTCGTGGAACTCGGCTACATCGACGATGCCGCCTGGGCACGGGCGAAGAGCGGCGGCCTGCTGCGGCGCGGATACGGCGCGCGGCGCGTCGACCAGACGCTGGGCGCGGCGGGTATCGATGCGGACATTCGCGAGGACCTGCGCCCCGACGACGCGGCGGCGCGCCAGGCGGCGCTGGCGCTCGCCGCGCGGCGGCGGCTCGGTCCGTGGGGCGAGAAGGCGGACGACCGGGCCGCGCGGGAGAAACAGATCGCCGCGATGGTGCGCGCAGGGCATGGATTCGACGCCGCCCGCGCGGTAGTGGAGGCGCCGAGCGTTTCGGCGGCCGAGGAATGGGCGGCCGAGGCCGAGGAGACCCCCTGA
- a CDS encoding tryptophan halogenase family protein translates to MGIERIVIVGGGTAGWMAAAALSRLRTGHRDLEIVLVESEQIGTVGVGEATIPPFKDFNRLLEIDEREMMAFVQGGFKLGIQFVDWGQVGDSYIHPFGNYGYEIDGLSFHHLWHHYQARGDNRPIQVFNLETMAAYFGRFMRTEDYQRDDLPPVNYAYHIDATTYARFLRGYAEKRGVVRREGKVADVTLDGETGHVTGITMEDGERVPGDLFVDCSGFRGLLIEQALETGYEDWSHYLPCNRAVALPCAREDGSPPLPYTRATAHSAGWQWQVPLQRRNGNGHVYCSAFMEDQQALDILVGNIAGKPQADPNFLRFTTGRRKKFWNRNVVALGLAAGFMEPLESTSIHLINTGITKLVALLSLDGVTQAQEDAFNRLTGKEYDRIRDFLILHYKATERTDSDFWNHCRTMDVPGSLAEKIGLFRATGQIFREDDELFTETSWAAVMMGQRIAMGGHNPMAESIAADPRVRGEFDEIERSVRFVAERMPAHGDYLRQYCPAA, encoded by the coding sequence ATGGGTATCGAACGGATCGTGATCGTCGGCGGCGGGACCGCCGGCTGGATGGCCGCCGCCGCGCTGTCGCGGCTGCGCACCGGCCACCGCGACCTCGAAATCGTCCTCGTTGAATCCGAACAGATCGGCACCGTCGGCGTCGGCGAGGCGACGATCCCGCCGTTCAAGGACTTCAACCGCCTGCTCGAGATCGACGAGCGCGAGATGATGGCCTTCGTGCAGGGCGGCTTCAAGCTGGGCATCCAGTTCGTCGACTGGGGGCAGGTGGGCGACAGCTACATCCACCCGTTCGGCAATTACGGGTACGAGATCGACGGATTGTCCTTCCATCACCTGTGGCACCACTACCAGGCGCGGGGCGACAACCGTCCGATCCAGGTCTTCAACCTCGAAACGATGGCCGCCTACTTCGGCCGCTTCATGCGGACCGAGGATTACCAGCGCGACGACCTGCCGCCGGTCAACTACGCCTATCACATCGATGCCACCACCTACGCCCGCTTCCTGCGTGGTTATGCCGAGAAACGCGGCGTCGTGAGGCGCGAGGGCAAGGTCGCCGACGTGACGCTGGACGGCGAGACCGGCCACGTCACGGGCATCACGATGGAAGACGGCGAGAGGGTTCCGGGCGACCTGTTCGTCGACTGTTCGGGCTTTCGCGGGCTGCTGATCGAACAGGCGCTGGAGACGGGGTACGAGGACTGGTCGCACTACCTGCCCTGCAACCGCGCGGTCGCCCTGCCCTGCGCGCGCGAGGACGGCTCGCCCCCGTTGCCCTACACACGGGCCACCGCACACAGCGCCGGGTGGCAGTGGCAGGTCCCGCTGCAACGCCGCAACGGCAACGGCCACGTCTATTGCAGCGCCTTCATGGAAGACCAGCAGGCGCTCGACATCCTCGTCGGCAACATCGCGGGCAAGCCGCAGGCCGATCCCAACTTCCTGCGCTTCACGACCGGGCGGCGGAAGAAGTTCTGGAACCGCAACGTCGTCGCCTTGGGCCTCGCCGCGGGGTTCATGGAGCCGCTCGAATCGACCTCCATCCACCTCATCAACACCGGCATCACCAAGCTGGTGGCGCTGCTCTCGCTCGACGGTGTGACCCAAGCGCAGGAGGATGCCTTCAACCGCCTGACCGGCAAGGAATACGACCGCATCCGCGACTTCCTGATCCTGCATTACAAAGCGACCGAGCGGACCGATTCCGACTTCTGGAACCACTGCCGCACGATGGATGTGCCGGGTAGCCTCGCAGAAAAGATCGGGCTGTTCCGCGCCACCGGGCAGATCTTCCGCGAAGACGACGAGCTGTTCACCGAGACGAGCTGGGCGGCTGTGATGATGGGCCAGCGGATCGCGATGGGCGGGCACAACCCGATGGCCGAAAGCATCGCCGCCGACCCCAGGGTGCGCGGCGAATTCGACGAGATCGAACGCTCGGTCCGTTTCGTGGCCGAACGCATGCCCGCGCACGGCGACTACCTAAGGCAGTACTGCCCGGCGGCCTGA
- a CDS encoding fatty acyl-AMP ligase gives MTESTLTPTPNDCPLPRRRSDFATFAEAIDYAARSEKGLNFHDMRGDLVRPYPFSEMRADALKMAHRLVAAGIGREDRVAIVAETSPEFAALFCGCVYAGAWPVPLPLPTTFGGKDSYIDQLAVQLESSDPKILIYPGEIADLAQAAAERQGCEGISWEEFAAADAPPVDLPEPQPDDICYLQYSSGSTRFPTGVAVTHRALLHNLYGHATGVDLGENDRVVSWLPWYHDMGLVGCFLSPIANQASCDYLKTEHFARRPLAWLDLISRNPGNTLSYSPTFGYDICARRISSQSHVGDRFDLSRWRTAGNGADMIRPDVMQAFVNAFAEAGFKASAFTPSYGLAEATLAVTVMPPGEGIRVELVEEERLSGAERDLSRPARYRAIVNCGKPLPGMEVEIRGEHGEIKGDHRIGKVWCRGESVMHSYFRNEEATNDCLVAGPDGEVWLDTGDMGYLGNGYLFIVGRAKDMIIINGKNHWPQDIEWAVEQLPGFNHGDIAAFSIDDGNGEEVPAVLVHCRVSDPDERVRLHDQIRDKVRSITGMNCVVELVPPRTLPRTSSGKLSRAKAKRLYLAGEIEPIKLPEAA, from the coding sequence ATGACCGAATCGACCCTCACGCCCACGCCGAACGACTGCCCGCTCCCGCGGCGGCGATCGGACTTCGCGACTTTCGCCGAAGCGATCGACTACGCCGCGCGTAGCGAGAAGGGGCTCAATTTCCACGACATGCGCGGCGACCTCGTGCGCCCCTATCCGTTCTCCGAAATGCGCGCGGATGCGCTGAAGATGGCGCACCGGCTGGTCGCGGCGGGAATCGGCCGGGAAGACCGCGTCGCCATCGTGGCCGAAACGAGCCCGGAATTCGCGGCGCTGTTCTGCGGCTGCGTCTATGCCGGGGCATGGCCCGTGCCGCTGCCGCTGCCGACCACGTTCGGGGGCAAGGACAGCTACATCGACCAGCTTGCCGTCCAGCTCGAAAGCAGCGATCCGAAGATCCTGATCTATCCGGGCGAGATCGCCGACCTGGCCCAAGCCGCCGCCGAGCGGCAGGGTTGCGAAGGCATCAGCTGGGAGGAATTCGCCGCCGCCGACGCGCCCCCGGTCGACCTGCCCGAACCGCAGCCCGACGACATCTGCTATCTCCAGTATTCGTCCGGCTCCACCCGCTTCCCGACCGGGGTCGCGGTCACCCACCGGGCGCTGCTGCACAACCTCTACGGCCATGCCACCGGGGTCGACCTGGGCGAGAACGACCGCGTCGTCAGCTGGCTGCCGTGGTACCACGACATGGGCCTCGTGGGCTGCTTCCTCTCGCCGATCGCCAACCAGGCGAGCTGCGACTACCTGAAGACCGAACATTTCGCGCGCCGCCCGCTCGCCTGGCTCGACCTCATCAGCCGCAATCCGGGCAACACGCTCAGCTATTCGCCGACCTTCGGCTACGACATCTGCGCGCGGCGCATCTCTTCGCAGAGCCATGTCGGCGACCGGTTCGACCTGTCGCGCTGGCGCACCGCAGGCAACGGCGCCGACATGATCCGGCCCGACGTGATGCAGGCCTTCGTCAACGCCTTCGCCGAAGCGGGGTTCAAGGCGAGCGCCTTTACCCCCAGCTACGGCCTTGCCGAAGCGACGCTGGCGGTCACGGTGATGCCGCCGGGCGAAGGCATCCGGGTGGAACTGGTCGAAGAGGAACGCCTGTCGGGCGCGGAGCGCGATCTCAGCCGCCCGGCCCGCTACCGCGCGATCGTCAACTGCGGCAAGCCGCTGCCCGGGATGGAAGTCGAGATTCGCGGGGAGCATGGCGAGATCAAGGGCGACCACCGGATCGGCAAGGTCTGGTGCCGCGGCGAATCGGTCATGCACAGCTACTTCCGCAACGAGGAGGCGACCAACGACTGCCTCGTCGCCGGGCCGGACGGCGAGGTATGGCTCGACACCGGGGACATGGGCTACCTCGGGAACGGCTACCTGTTCATCGTCGGCCGGGCGAAGGACATGATCATCATCAACGGCAAGAACCACTGGCCGCAGGACATCGAGTGGGCGGTGGAACAGCTGCCCGGCTTCAACCACGGCGACATCGCGGCCTTCAGCATCGACGACGGCAACGGCGAGGAAGTGCCCGCCGTTCTCGTCCACTGCCGCGTCAGCGACCCCGACGAGCGCGTGCGCCTGCACGACCAGATCCGCGACAAGGTCCGCTCCATCACCGGCATGAACTGCGTGGTCGAACTGGTCCCGCCGCGCACGCTGCCGCGCACGTCCTCGGGCAAGCTCAGCCGGGCGAAGGCCAAGCGGCTCTACCTTGCCGGCGAGATCGAGCCGATCAAGCTGCCCGAGGCGGCCTGA
- a CDS encoding DUF192 domain-containing protein, producing the protein MRIAALVLMPAVLAACSPQPGAEATPAAAAAATTTASVHPESGLRVIPLSVTGTNGRHDFRVEVAASEAEQARGLMFRTKMGADEGMLFPRQPADIASFWMKNTPLPLDIIFIGTDRKVLNVADAKPYDLTPVTAAGLTSAVLELNAGRAKELGIGPGSTVEW; encoded by the coding sequence ATGCGTATTGCCGCTCTCGTCCTGATGCCCGCGGTCCTCGCCGCCTGTTCGCCCCAGCCGGGCGCCGAGGCGACCCCCGCCGCCGCTGCCGCGGCGACGACGACCGCGTCGGTCCACCCCGAATCGGGTCTGCGGGTCATTCCGCTTTCGGTCACCGGCACCAACGGACGCCACGATTTCCGCGTCGAGGTCGCCGCGAGCGAGGCCGAGCAGGCCAGGGGCCTCATGTTCCGCACGAAGATGGGCGCGGACGAGGGGATGCTCTTCCCCCGCCAGCCGGCCGACATCGCCAGTTTCTGGATGAAGAACACCCCGCTGCCGCTCGACATCATCTTCATCGGCACCGACCGCAAGGTGCTGAACGTCGCCGATGCCAAGCCCTACGACCTTACCCCGGTCACCGCCGCCGGGCTGACCTCCGCCGTGCTCGAACTCAACGCCGGTCGGGCGAAGGAACTGGGCATCGGGCCCGGCAGCACGGTCGAGTGGTAG
- a CDS encoding NUDIX hydrolase, translated as MRAVVLDEDGEVLLVRPHGYRDGEWTLAGGSVEEDESPVEGSGGSAA; from the coding sequence GTGCGAGCGGTTGTGTTGGACGAAGACGGCGAGGTTCTTCTCGTCCGGCCGCATGGCTACCGCGATGGGGAATGGACACTGGCAGGCGGCAGCGTCGAGGAGGACGAATCCCCGGTCGAAGGGTCAGGTGGATCGGCAGCTTGA